The Flaviramulus sp. BrNp1-15 genome has a window encoding:
- a CDS encoding pyridoxal phosphate-dependent aminotransferase has protein sequence MIEVAKRLHTVEEYYFSKKLREVNLMIANGKPVINLGIGSPDLQPPQKVVDAITESLLHPNAHKYQSYQGLPELRDAISRFYKEHYSVNLSSLTEVLPLMGSKEGIMHISMTYLNEGDEVLIPNPGYPTYQSVTKLVGAKGVLYELDETNNWLPDFKALEQLDLSKVKLMWVNYPHMPTGAKPTKHLFEELVAFGKKHNILIVNDNPYSFILNDNPKSILSVDGAKEVCLELNSLSKTFNMAGWRVGMVVGSSTHINNILKVKSNMDSGMFYGIQKGAIEALKCSKMWFATLNNVYQKRRNLVWQLAEALNCTYDKNASGLFVWAKLPAYLKSEEFIDIILKENHVFITPGTIFGNKGEGYIRFSLCASTEDLEEAIARVK, from the coding sequence ATGATTGAAGTAGCAAAACGCTTACATACCGTTGAAGAATACTACTTCTCAAAAAAATTAAGAGAAGTTAATTTAATGATTGCAAATGGCAAACCTGTAATTAATTTAGGTATTGGTAGTCCAGATTTGCAACCGCCACAAAAAGTGGTTGATGCCATAACAGAAAGTCTTTTACATCCTAATGCTCATAAATATCAAAGCTATCAAGGATTACCAGAGCTTAGAGATGCTATTTCTAGGTTTTATAAAGAACATTACTCAGTTAATTTAAGTTCGTTAACAGAGGTGTTGCCATTAATGGGAAGTAAGGAAGGGATTATGCATATTTCTATGACATATTTAAATGAAGGCGATGAGGTTTTAATCCCAAACCCAGGATATCCAACTTATCAATCAGTAACAAAATTAGTAGGAGCTAAGGGTGTTTTATATGAATTAGATGAAACCAATAATTGGTTGCCAGATTTTAAAGCTTTAGAACAATTAGATTTAAGTAAGGTGAAATTGATGTGGGTAAATTATCCGCACATGCCAACAGGAGCTAAACCAACTAAACATTTGTTTGAAGAATTGGTGGCCTTTGGTAAAAAACACAATATTTTAATTGTAAACGACAATCCGTATAGTTTTATATTAAACGATAACCCAAAAAGTATTTTAAGTGTTGATGGCGCAAAAGAGGTTTGCTTAGAGTTAAACTCATTAAGTAAAACTTTTAATATGGCCGGTTGGCGTGTAGGTATGGTTGTTGGTAGCAGCACGCATATAAATAACATTTTAAAAGTTAAAAGTAATATGGATTCTGGAATGTTTTATGGCATTCAAAAGGGAGCAATAGAAGCTTTAAAATGTTCAAAAATGTGGTTTGCTACTTTAAATAATGTATATCAAAAACGTAGAAATTTGGTGTGGCAATTAGCAGAGGCTTTAAATTGTACTTACGACAAAAATGCTTCAGGACTTTTTGTATGGGCAAAATTGCCAGCATATTTAAAGTCTGAAGAGTTTATAGATATAATTTTAAAAGAAAATCACGTGTTTATTACACCGGGAACCATTTTTGGTAATAAAGGAGAAGGTTATATAAGGTTTTCTTTATGTGCATCAACTGAAGATTTAGAAGAAGCAATCGCAAGAGTTAAATAG
- a CDS encoding prephenate dehydratase, with protein MIKTVAIQGVKGSFHHIVSEQFFEKGVDVIECLTFDRVVDSLITEECDSAIMALENSIAGSIIPNYALIDKYGLHIVGEHYLDIQHNLMALPNQNISDIKEVYSHPMALLQCKEFFKEYPHIKLVEDKDTAEVAQRIEEQQLQGVGAIASVMAAEIFNLDILAHSIQTIKHNETRFAIVKRTNSEVPEEEINKASVKFETDHKRGSLAAILNVMSDCKLNLTKIQSLPIVETPWKYAFFVDVTFETYSDFKKAKSIIEIMGEGFKVLGEYKNAKL; from the coding sequence TTGATTAAAACGGTTGCAATACAAGGCGTAAAAGGATCTTTTCATCATATTGTTTCAGAACAATTTTTTGAAAAAGGAGTTGATGTTATCGAGTGTTTAACATTCGATAGGGTTGTAGATTCTTTAATAACAGAAGAATGCGATTCTGCTATAATGGCTTTAGAGAATTCTATTGCAGGCTCCATAATTCCCAATTATGCGTTAATCGATAAATACGGATTGCATATTGTTGGCGAGCATTATTTAGATATTCAGCATAATTTAATGGCGCTTCCAAATCAAAATATTTCAGATATCAAGGAAGTCTATTCTCACCCTATGGCATTGTTGCAATGTAAAGAGTTTTTTAAGGAATACCCGCATATTAAACTTGTTGAAGATAAAGATACTGCCGAGGTAGCTCAACGTATTGAAGAGCAACAATTACAAGGTGTTGGAGCAATTGCAAGTGTTATGGCAGCCGAAATATTTAACTTAGATATTTTAGCACATAGTATACAAACTATAAAGCATAACGAAACACGTTTTGCTATTGTAAAACGTACAAATTCTGAAGTTCCAGAAGAAGAGATCAACAAAGCGTCAGTGAAATTTGAAACCGATCATAAACGAGGCAGTTTAGCGGCCATTTTAAATGTAATGAGCGATTGTAAATTAAACTTAACTAAAATTCAGTCGTTACCAATTGTTGAAACACCTTGGAAATATGCGTTTTTTGTTGATGTTACTTTTGAAACGTATTCAGATTTTAAAAAAGCAAAATCTATAATAGAAATTATGGGAGAAGGCTTTAAAGTATTAGGAGAATATAAAAATGCAAAGCTATGA
- the gldA gene encoding gliding motility-associated ABC transporter ATP-binding subunit GldA, with amino-acid sequence MSIQVEGVSKLYGNQKALNQISFKVDKPEIVGFLGPNGAGKSTMMKILTTYLNANEGVAKVNGFDVNKNKQQVQQSVGYLPEHNPLYLDMFIKEYLAFNANIYKVSKQRIDEVIELTGLTPESHKKIGQLSKGYRQRVGLANALLHNPDVLILDEPTTGLDPNQLVDIRNLIKTIGKTKTVFLSTHIMQEVEAMCDRVIIINKGEIVADKKLKELRDEKEQTVIVEFDYRVEDAFLKQLPKVKNVVNTYDFVYEITFKTSEDMRSYVFDFAHDNQLKILQLNQKNASLESLFRELTS; translated from the coding sequence ATGTCTATTCAAGTAGAGGGAGTTTCAAAACTTTATGGTAATCAGAAAGCCTTAAACCAAATATCTTTTAAAGTAGATAAACCAGAAATTGTTGGTTTTTTAGGACCTAATGGTGCAGGAAAATCTACTATGATGAAAATTCTAACTACCTACTTAAATGCAAATGAAGGAGTTGCTAAAGTAAATGGATTTGATGTAAATAAAAACAAACAACAAGTCCAACAAAGTGTAGGCTATTTACCAGAGCACAATCCTTTATATTTAGACATGTTTATTAAAGAATATTTAGCTTTTAATGCAAATATTTATAAGGTTAGCAAACAGCGTATAGACGAAGTTATAGAACTAACTGGTTTAACTCCAGAATCTCATAAAAAAATTGGTCAGTTATCCAAAGGGTATCGTCAACGGGTTGGTTTAGCCAATGCTTTATTGCACAACCCTGATGTTTTAATTTTAGATGAACCTACAACAGGCTTAGACCCCAACCAATTGGTAGATATTAGAAATTTAATTAAAACCATTGGTAAAACTAAAACGGTATTCCTCTCAACACATATTATGCAAGAAGTTGAAGCCATGTGCGACCGTGTTATTATTATTAATAAAGGTGAAATTGTTGCAGATAAAAAACTAAAAGAGCTAAGAGACGAAAAAGAACAAACCGTTATTGTAGAGTTTGATTACCGTGTTGAAGATGCTTTTTTAAAACAATTACCTAAAGTAAAAAATGTGGTTAACACATACGATTTTGTTTACGAAATTACTTTTAAAACATCTGAAGATATGCGTTCTTATGTGTTTGATTTTGCACATGATAATCAACTAAAAATCCTTCAACTTAATCAAAAAAATGCAAGTTTAGAAAGTTTATTTAGAGAATTAACCAGTTAA
- the pta gene encoding phosphate acetyltransferase, with protein sequence MSKGIYVATIEPNSGKSVVVLGLMRMLLGKTAKVGYFRPIIEDTKAGEMDNHINTVISHFEIDINYKKTFAYTRSQILDLYNKGKSGDAIDEIIKKYKYLEERFDFVLVEGTDFSHENSSLELDINILISKNLGLPVIIVSQGDGKEQSEIVDNVQLAHDTFKEEVDVISIMTNKINPETTSALKSLLEERINNGTNITVIPKVKSLASPTIKEITKTLNGNILFGEDMINNQSENFNVGAMQLRNYLTHLKDNTLVITPGDRADIILGALQANISKNYPKISGIILTGGLIPDDTILKLIEGLSSVVPIISVKDGTFYVTNTIGTIRSRIYAENTEKIETSIATFEKHVNTDKFAEELITFKSDIFTPRMFQYNLLQRALKHKKHIVLPEGYDDRVLRAAVRLIDAQVVNLTLIGEKEKIKERITKYDIPLNIEDVNIISPTKSPHFQDYVNTFYELRKHKNVNLDMARDAMTDVSYFATMMIYKGHADGMVSGAAHTTAHTLRPALQFIKTKPDVNIVSSVFFMCLEDRVSIFGDCAINPNPNAEQLAEIAISSAKTAKDFGVEPKIAMLSYSSGESGQGEDVDKVRKATEIVKAKAPELKIEGPIQYDAAVDMRIGKSKLPNSEVAGQANVLIFPDLNTGNNTYKAVQRETDALAIGPILQGLNKPVNDLSRGCTADDIYSTVIITAIQAQDL encoded by the coding sequence ATGAGTAAAGGAATATATGTTGCAACAATAGAACCTAATAGCGGTAAATCTGTTGTTGTTCTCGGACTGATGAGAATGCTATTAGGTAAAACTGCAAAAGTAGGTTACTTCAGACCTATTATAGAAGATACAAAAGCAGGAGAAATGGATAATCACATAAACACTGTGATATCGCATTTTGAAATCGACATCAATTATAAAAAAACATTCGCTTATACCAGAAGTCAAATTTTGGATTTGTACAACAAAGGAAAATCTGGCGATGCTATAGACGAAATCATTAAAAAGTACAAGTATCTAGAAGAACGATTTGATTTTGTTTTAGTTGAAGGTACCGATTTTTCGCATGAAAACTCCAGTTTAGAATTAGACATTAATATATTAATCTCTAAGAATTTAGGTTTACCTGTAATTATTGTTTCTCAAGGAGACGGTAAAGAACAATCAGAAATAGTAGATAATGTTCAGTTAGCTCATGATACATTTAAGGAAGAAGTAGATGTGATTTCTATAATGACCAATAAAATAAATCCAGAAACTACATCGGCTTTAAAATCATTATTAGAAGAACGCATTAATAATGGCACCAATATTACTGTAATTCCTAAAGTTAAAAGTTTAGCAAGTCCTACAATCAAAGAAATCACAAAAACACTAAACGGAAACATTCTTTTTGGTGAAGATATGATTAACAATCAATCTGAAAACTTTAATGTTGGGGCTATGCAATTAAGAAACTACCTAACACATTTAAAAGATAACACTCTAGTTATTACTCCTGGCGATAGAGCAGATATTATTTTGGGTGCGCTACAAGCCAACATCTCAAAAAACTACCCTAAAATTTCTGGAATTATTTTAACTGGTGGATTAATTCCTGATGACACTATTTTAAAATTAATTGAAGGACTTTCTAGTGTTGTACCAATAATTAGTGTTAAAGATGGTACTTTTTATGTTACCAATACCATAGGTACTATAAGATCTAGAATATATGCCGAAAACACAGAAAAAATTGAGACCTCTATAGCCACTTTTGAAAAACATGTAAATACAGACAAGTTTGCAGAGGAATTAATCACTTTTAAATCTGATATTTTTACACCAAGAATGTTTCAGTACAATTTACTGCAACGTGCCTTAAAACATAAAAAACATATTGTATTACCAGAAGGTTATGATGATAGGGTATTACGTGCAGCTGTAAGATTAATAGATGCTCAGGTTGTTAATTTAACCTTGATTGGTGAAAAGGAAAAAATAAAAGAACGTATTACTAAATATGACATTCCATTAAATATTGAAGATGTAAATATAATTTCTCCAACTAAATCGCCTCATTTCCAAGATTATGTAAATACATTTTATGAACTCAGAAAGCATAAAAATGTAAACTTAGATATGGCCAGAGATGCTATGACAGATGTATCGTATTTCGCCACTATGATGATTTACAAAGGACATGCTGATGGTATGGTTTCAGGTGCAGCGCATACTACAGCACATACATTACGCCCTGCATTACAATTTATAAAAACAAAACCAGATGTAAATATTGTCTCTTCAGTATTCTTCATGTGCTTAGAAGACCGTGTATCCATATTTGGTGACTGCGCTATTAATCCAAATCCAAATGCAGAACAACTGGCTGAAATTGCAATATCTTCAGCGAAAACAGCTAAAGATTTTGGAGTTGAACCAAAAATAGCCATGTTATCATACTCATCAGGCGAATCAGGCCAAGGTGAAGATGTAGATAAAGTTAGAAAAGCCACCGAAATAGTTAAAGCAAAAGCACCTGAATTAAAAATTGAAGGTCCAATTCAATACGATGCTGCTGTAGATATGCGTATTGGTAAAAGCAAATTACCTAATTCTGAAGTTGCAGGACAAGCCAATGTTTTAATTTTCCCAGATTTAAATACAGGAAACAATACCTATAAAGCTGTTCAACGTGAAACTGATGCATTAGCAATTGGCCCAATTTTACAAGGATTAAACAAACCAGTAAACGATTTAAGTAGAGGTTGTACTGCAGATGATATTTACAGTACCGTAATTATAACCGCTATACAAGCCCAAGATCTTTAA
- a CDS encoding acetate/propionate family kinase: MQQVLVLNSGSSSLKFQLFSMPKENILCSGLIERIGFNDAKFKFNSENNSIEFVNSIPNHKVGLELLAEQLLNKDTGIIKSVNDINIVGHRVVHGGKYFSDTTEITSIVKEKIKELSSLAPLHNPANLQGIEVAEAIFPNAKQVAVFDTAFHQSIPEHAYKYAIPNEFSDKYNIRLYGFHGTSHKYVSEKTIEYLGKEKSNIITIHLGNGCSMTAIKNGKSIDHSLGFSPNSGLIMGTRSGDIDPSIIFHLAKKFDYSLDDINTLLQKKSGMLGLTGFSDLRDIEAEAEKGNKACQLALQMNAYRIKKYIGSYAAILNGLDAIVFTAGIGENSSKIRALVCKDLDFLGIQLHTELNKEKSNSIRAIHTENSNIKILVIPTNEELEIAKQSVDLFKN; the protein is encoded by the coding sequence ATGCAACAAGTATTAGTTTTAAATTCCGGAAGCTCTTCATTAAAGTTTCAATTATTCTCTATGCCAAAAGAAAATATTCTTTGTTCTGGTTTAATAGAAAGAATTGGATTTAATGATGCTAAATTCAAGTTTAATAGTGAAAATAATTCTATTGAATTTGTTAACTCAATACCCAATCATAAAGTAGGTTTAGAATTACTAGCTGAACAATTGCTTAATAAAGATACTGGTATTATTAAATCTGTTAATGATATTAATATAGTTGGACATCGTGTGGTTCATGGTGGAAAATATTTTAGTGACACCACTGAAATCACAAGTATTGTTAAAGAAAAAATTAAAGAACTTTCATCGTTAGCACCTCTACACAATCCAGCTAATTTGCAAGGTATTGAAGTTGCTGAAGCAATTTTTCCAAATGCTAAACAAGTTGCGGTTTTTGATACAGCATTTCATCAATCTATACCTGAGCATGCATATAAATATGCCATTCCAAATGAGTTTTCAGATAAATACAATATTCGTTTGTATGGATTTCATGGCACAAGCCACAAATACGTTTCAGAAAAAACCATTGAATATTTAGGAAAAGAAAAATCAAATATTATCACCATACACTTAGGAAATGGTTGCAGCATGACCGCTATAAAAAATGGAAAAAGCATAGACCATTCTTTAGGATTTTCACCTAATAGTGGATTGATTATGGGTACACGTTCTGGAGATATCGATCCGTCAATAATATTTCATTTAGCTAAAAAATTCGATTATTCACTTGACGATATTAATACGCTTTTACAAAAAAAAAGTGGCATGTTAGGCTTAACAGGGTTTAGTGATTTAAGAGATATTGAAGCAGAGGCAGAAAAAGGGAATAAAGCTTGCCAATTAGCATTACAAATGAATGCTTATCGTATAAAAAAATATATTGGAAGTTATGCTGCTATTTTAAACGGGCTAGATGCTATTGTATTTACTGCCGGTATTGGAGAAAACTCATCTAAAATAAGAGCATTGGTTTGCAAAGATTTAGATTTTTTAGGTATTCAATTACATACTGAACTAAACAAAGAAAAATCAAATTCTATACGAGCAATACATACTGAAAATTCAAACATTAAGATTTTAGTAATCCCAACTAATGAAGAGTTAGAAATAGCAAAGCAGTCTGTAGATTTATTCAAAAATTAA
- a CDS encoding head GIN domain-containing protein: MRKLIYIISIFFIIACDSENANDCFQKTGNIIQQEVVVDSFDKIFVNRDIELIIKEGAIQQVLIETGENLMNDVEAFVLDGKLILTDNNNCNYVRSYGITKIFVTSPNISEISSSTQYDISSDGVLTYPSLTILSEDFNNPENEFTSGNFKFQIDNNSFRLVFNNLSNCFISGRTNNLNITFAAGTSRFEGRNLVAENVNIWNRSSNDMIVNPQQSITGRISGTGNVIAVNEPPIVDVEEQYKGRLIFE, from the coding sequence ATGAGAAAGTTAATTTATATAATATCAATATTTTTTATAATCGCTTGTGATAGCGAGAATGCAAACGATTGTTTTCAAAAAACAGGAAACATTATTCAACAAGAAGTTGTTGTAGATTCATTTGATAAAATATTTGTAAATAGAGATATAGAACTCATCATTAAAGAAGGCGCAATACAACAAGTTCTTATTGAGACTGGTGAAAATTTAATGAATGATGTTGAAGCTTTTGTTTTGGATGGTAAGCTTATACTCACAGATAATAACAACTGTAATTATGTACGCAGTTATGGTATTACAAAAATTTTTGTCACTTCACCAAATATTTCAGAAATTAGTAGTTCTACACAGTATGATATTAGTTCTGACGGGGTTTTAACTTATCCAAGTTTAACTATTTTATCAGAGGATTTTAATAATCCTGAAAACGAATTTACAAGCGGTAATTTTAAGTTTCAAATTGATAATAATAGTTTCAGATTAGTGTTTAATAATTTGTCTAATTGTTTCATTTCTGGAAGAACTAATAATTTGAATATTACTTTTGCTGCAGGAACGTCTCGTTTTGAAGGTCGAAATTTAGTCGCCGAAAATGTAAATATTTGGAACAGGAGTTCAAACGATATGATTGTAAATCCGCAACAATCTATTACTGGTAGGATTTCAGGAACAGGAAATGTTATTGCAGTAAACGAACCACCTATTGTTGATGTGGAAGAGCAGTATAAAGGGCGATTAATTTTTGAATAA
- a CDS encoding acyloxyacyl hydrolase, translated as MKKSIIYVFCLFCFLAFTQEKTHSSYIDVNYFKGNIALHNNDILHLITGHPEGVILSWNKKTYGFNDWEQRFNYPDYGVSFAYQDLKNDVLGNNYSLYAHCNFYFLKRNLMLRIGQGLAFTTNPYDKEENFRNIAFGSKFMSSTYVMLNYKKERLFNRFGLQTGLSLIHYSNANVKAPNTSINSVTFNVGVTYNLDDDELEFQETLDENDKKFTEPIKYNLAFRTGINESDVVGSGQFLFYIFSAYADKRINRKSAFQLGTDVFFSNFLKELIYYQSVAGLGENITGEEDYKRVGVFAGHELFISRTSLVTQLGYYVYYPFDFEGRTYFRIGLKRYFSNKWFGSITLKSHGAKAEAVELGVGLRL; from the coding sequence ATGAAGAAAAGTATAATCTACGTTTTTTGTCTTTTTTGTTTTCTTGCTTTTACACAAGAAAAAACACATTCATCATATATTGATGTTAATTATTTTAAAGGCAATATAGCTTTACATAATAACGATATACTTCATTTAATCACTGGTCATCCAGAAGGTGTTATTTTAAGTTGGAATAAAAAAACCTATGGATTTAACGATTGGGAACAACGTTTTAACTATCCCGATTATGGTGTGTCTTTTGCTTATCAAGATTTAAAAAATGACGTTTTAGGTAATAACTATTCTTTGTATGCTCATTGTAATTTCTACTTTTTAAAACGAAATTTAATGCTGCGAATTGGGCAAGGTTTAGCATTTACAACAAACCCTTACGACAAAGAAGAAAACTTTAGAAATATCGCCTTTGGCTCTAAGTTTATGAGTAGTACTTATGTGATGTTAAACTATAAGAAAGAACGATTGTTTAATAGATTTGGATTGCAAACAGGACTATCTTTAATTCATTATTCAAACGCTAATGTTAAGGCACCAAATACAAGCATAAATTCAGTTACATTTAATGTAGGAGTTACGTATAATTTAGATGATGACGAATTAGAGTTTCAAGAAACTTTAGATGAAAATGACAAAAAATTCACGGAACCTATAAAATATAATTTAGCATTTAGAACAGGAATTAATGAAAGTGATGTTGTAGGTAGTGGTCAATTTCTATTTTATATTTTTTCTGCTTATGCAGATAAAAGAATCAATAGAAAAAGTGCTTTTCAATTAGGAACAGATGTGTTTTTTTCAAATTTCTTAAAAGAACTTATTTATTATCAAAGTGTTGCAGGACTTGGTGAAAATATAACTGGAGAAGAAGATTATAAACGTGTTGGTGTTTTTGCGGGACACGAGTTATTTATTAGTAGAACATCATTAGTTACTCAATTAGGATACTATGTATATTATCCATTTGATTTTGAAGGTCGAACCTATTTTAGAATAGGATTAAAACGATATTTTAGTAATAAATGGTTTGGTTCAATAACACTAAAATCTCATGGAGCAAAAGCTGAAGCTGTAGAATTAGGAGTTGGTTTAAGATTGTAA
- the metF gene encoding methylenetetrahydrofolate reductase [NAD(P)H] encodes MKVTEHIKKANGKTLFSFEIIPPKKGNNIQELYNNIDPLMEFNPPFIDVTTSREEYVYIDKGEGLLDRKITRMRPGTVGICAAIKHKYNVDTVPHVLCGGFTKEETEYLLVDCHYLGIHNVMALRGDAMSHQKYFEPSQGGHQYATELVAQIQNLNLGKYLHDVIESEHKSDFCIGVAGYPEKHMEAPSLQSDLKRLKEKVDAGADYVVTQMFFNNEKYFEFVEKAKQAGINVPIIPGIKPLAVKRHLQLLPQVFKIDLPEDLINEVEKCKDNKAVRQVGIEWAIKQSEELKKAGVPVLHYYSMGKSDNIKAIASQLF; translated from the coding sequence ATGAAAGTAACAGAACACATAAAGAAGGCTAACGGGAAAACATTGTTTTCGTTTGAAATAATTCCGCCAAAAAAAGGAAATAACATTCAGGAATTGTATAATAATATAGATCCTTTAATGGAGTTTAATCCACCATTTATTGATGTAACAACCTCACGAGAGGAATACGTTTATATTGATAAAGGTGAAGGACTTCTAGATAGAAAAATTACACGTATGAGACCCGGAACCGTTGGTATTTGTGCAGCAATTAAACATAAGTACAATGTAGATACAGTGCCTCATGTATTATGTGGTGGTTTTACAAAAGAAGAAACTGAATATTTATTGGTTGATTGTCATTATTTAGGTATTCATAACGTCATGGCATTAAGAGGTGATGCTATGAGTCATCAAAAATATTTTGAACCATCACAAGGTGGACATCAATACGCAACAGAGTTAGTAGCGCAAATTCAGAATTTGAATTTAGGTAAATATTTGCATGATGTTATAGAATCTGAGCATAAATCTGATTTTTGTATTGGTGTAGCTGGTTATCCTGAAAAACACATGGAAGCACCATCTTTACAATCAGACTTAAAACGCCTTAAAGAAAAGGTTGATGCTGGTGCAGATTATGTGGTAACACAAATGTTTTTTAATAACGAAAAGTATTTTGAATTTGTTGAAAAAGCAAAACAAGCAGGTATTAATGTACCTATAATTCCAGGTATAAAACCACTTGCTGTAAAACGTCATTTACAACTTTTGCCTCAAGTTTTTAAAATAGATCTGCCAGAAGATTTAATTAATGAAGTTGAAAAATGTAAAGACAATAAAGCGGTTAGACAAGTAGGTATTGAATGGGCAATTAAACAATCAGAAGAACTTAAAAAAGCAGGCGTTCCTGTTTTACATTATTATTCTATGGGTAAAAGCGATAATATAAAAGCAATTGCATCGCAGTTGTTTTAA